One Nitrospinota bacterium genomic window, GATAATCCACGAATATTTGGGCGTTAACACCGTAAGCTTGGGATCCTCCAAAAGATTGATTTCACCATTCGCTAAAATATAATCCAATAGCTCCAAATGTCTTTCAAGGAGGAAAGGGTTTACCTGCTCCACAAACTTTCTAAAAACAGTTTTATATCGCCATTTATCAAAGTCTACCCCTTCTTCTCCCACTTTTTTCTCTTGCAACCTTTTTCGGATCAGGCGGGCACCACTCTTTTCAAGCCCTGCAAAAAGTTTGTCGCGGGCAGAAATATCCCTGATTTTAATTTGCTTGAGCCGGTTTACAATAGCGGGGATTCTAGAAAAAAGTTCCTGATCAATTTCTGCATAAGAGCTGGCTTTGGAGCAATAAACATCCGCAATCAGATCATCAATATAATCCAGAGACGTAGAAACTTTTTTGATCAGGCCCTTATAGACGTCGAAATCGAGGGTTTTATCGCCTTTTTTACAATCTCTTATATCGTTTAAATATTTCTTTGCCTGTTTGGTTTCTTCGGGCTGTGAGTAAGGATCATTGATCACAATCAAAAACATGTTTTCCGCATCCTGCAATTCTCGCCTGGCAAGAAGCTCCAACCCCTGACTCATTGTATCGTAGATAAACATTGCTATACCCGGATGCACTTGATAAGACAAAATTAAGATGCCGATTCAACCGGAAGAGATTTTTAAAATAACCAAAAATAACCAAGAACTACCAGCCGTGTGCAAAGACAGTAGGGACCTGTTGGGATATGACAGCTATATATGTCAGCAGAAAAGAAATTCAAGGGCGATAGCGCAGTCTCTCTATCAACCGGCCATTCAGGAAGGTTGCAGGAACAGGATTAAACCAACATTTCCCACAAAAAAGCCCGGAGAATGAGCATGGGCGACTCATCTCCGGGCATTAAGAATATTAAGCAGTTATTGAAATAACTTGCTTATCGTTTATCGCGGTTCACACTCAGAAGGTGCATTGGCGATCAAATCATTTTCCATACTGTAAGACAAAGACCTGTACTCAGGTTCTTCAACCTTGACAGGCTTGATATCCAGCAAAAAATTCTCGTTTTTCAGGAAAATAGCGAGAATATCGACTATATCCTTGTAAAGGCCTCTCTCCGCCTTTCGAGAGGTAAAGATGCAAAACAATGGACCCCACCTGCCAATATGATTGCGAATGAATTTTTTCATGCTGCTGGTCAGCACATTAATATTTCTTTCTTCATGACCGTTTTGAATTCCAAAAGCAGCTCTAAAGCACATGAAAAACATAAACGCCAATTCAATTGAAATATGATCCACTCTTTCTCTTGTCCTATTGCGAGGCTGCTCAAACCCGAAGGTCTCATAAAAACCACCCAGCTGAATCAGAACATCGGTTTGAGACTGAATACCACCCTCTGTGCCATACTGCATTTCGTAAGGAGGGCATTCCATGGAAACCGCATGCCCAAAAACCCTGACATATTCCTGCTGCACCTGTTTGATGGTCATTTTTGGTAAATACTTGCTAAAACCATCAATAATAGATTTAACGTGATTCCAGTCCTCCTCGTCGACCAGTGCAATATCCATGGGCTCAAGCAATGACTTGGGCCGGAAAAACTTTCGGTTCCAGGGATAGCTGAAAGCGCTGGAAAGAATATCGTATATTCGTCCTCTGGCTAATTGCAGCGAGATTCTTTCTTCTTTCAGTTCCTCCAGAGAACCCGTCTGCCCAAGTACTGCGAGCATTGGATCGCCAGATTTCGCATGAGTTACATTGCCCATATTAATCTCCTTGTTGCGTATTAACCGGTCTCCGGGAGGGAGTCCCATCCCGGAAACCGGATTGATTCACGCTTCTTAAACAGAGCACTATGCTCCTTAGATTGCACCCGGATGTTCTTCGGGTCGTACGTAGAAAGGCTCTTCAACCGTAACACGGATGATTTCTTTACCTTTCCGGTTAAACCCGATGACCGTATCATTATACATTTCAAACTTCTTACCGTGAATGTTGGTCTCGAAAATCTTCGGACCTGGCTCACGCTTCCATTTGAAAATGATACGTTGTGTCGTCCGGAACAACTGAAGCACACCCAACAGATCTCTATCAGGTACCATGTATTGATCAATTGAATGATCAACACCCGGTCCAAACATCTGTTGTGAATACGCTCGCGGAACGTGCCGTGACGGTACATAGTAACCGTTCGGCTCCGTACCCAGCTGCGGATACAACGGTAAGGCCACTTTCCGGTCCCGAATCAGATAGTACTGTGGGTTATCCGGATCATGCGCCCATTCGCCATTGCTGCCGATCTTGACAAGACCCTGCAAGCGGATCTTACCAACACAAGCTGCCATACAACGCGTCTCCATCTGATCACCTTCCGTCAGAGGATCGAGACCCTCAATTCGCGGATAACAAGCGATACATTTCTCAGAGATCCGCGTTGTACCACGGAACATTGGCTTTTTGTAAGGACACTGCTCTACACATTTCTTATAACCACGACAACGGCTCTGGTCGATCAGAACGATGCCGTCCTCTTGACGCTTATAGATCGCCTTACGAGGACACGCCGCCAGACAGCCCGGATACGTGCAGTGGTTACAAATGCGTTGCAGATAGAAAAACCAGATTTTATGCTCAGGCAGTACTGACCGTGTGCCGTTGTCACCACCGANNNNNNNNNNNNNNNNNNNNNNNNNNNNNNNNNNNNNNNNNNNNNNNNNNNNNNNNNNNNNNNNNNNNNNNNNNNNNNNNNNNNNNNNNNNNNNNNNNNGTAGATCGCCTTACGAGGACACGCCGCCAGACAGCCCGGATACGTGCAGTGGTTACAAATGCGTTGCAGATAGAAAAACCAGATTTTATGCTCAGGCAGTACTGACCGTGTGCCGTTGTCACCACCGAACGTTCCCTCGCGGGACTGGGTGAACTCACGACCATGAGCGGTATCTTCACCGAAGTTCGGGAAACGCCACTCTTCATCAGTCGGTACATAACCGATTGCTTGCTGATTCAAACCGATCTTGGCTGGCGCTTCGAAGATGGTCACACCTTCGTATACACCATGGATCGCTTTGTTTGAGGTCTTACGGACGTTCCATACATTCTGTCCTGGATTGGACTGCTCCAGCATTTTCAGGATCTTCCAATCCCAAAACTGAGGATATCCACCGTAAGGCTTCGTTTCTACATTATTCCACCACATATACTCCTGTCCCTTTGAAAAGGTCCAGGTAGATTTATGGGCCATCGTACAGGTCTGACAAGCAATACAACGGTTCGTATTGAATACGAACGTGAACTGCTCTTTCGGATGCTTTTCGTCGTAGACGTATGTGGCCATCCGACCTAGCTGCCAGTTATAGACTTCAGGCATTATCGTACCTCCTTATTAACATTGGTTAGACGTTGAAATACCAAATGGCGGCCCTCCCATAATTGGGAGGACCACCTTTTGCTTAGATTTTCACACGGATATACTGACCCGCCAGATACATCTCGGCAAAACGGTCTTTCAACGGTGATTCCGGGGTATAACCAGTTCGAACTGGTTCCCAGAGTCCTTTACCATGTAAACCACCATCTTCAGCTTTAGAGAATTTAACCAGCGTTTCTTTCGGTACAGCATTAACCGCATGGTTATCAGCCTCATAGCCGTGTTTGAATTTCATCTTGGTTTTTGCTTTATGGAACAGACTGTCAGTCTGATGCATAGGCATCAACCAAGAACGCGTGATGGACTGCTGACCACCATACCGGAAGTTACTCTGATAAGGTGTGGTCATTGACATCGCACGTCCGTCAGGCCGTTCTTCGTGAGCCTTAACGGTACGCTCGGTGGCGATCCATGTTGCGTGCTTCATCATGGTGGTGTGATACGGATATGCCGGGTTGTACTTCGCCCGCAGCATGAGCCGTGCCACTTTATACCTTGGATCTGAAGGCTTCCAACCCATGTAAGGACGATCCGCAGGATTCGCATCACAATAGATATAGTCACCATCGTTGATTCCAAGATCTTTACACAAGAATGGGTTCATGTGAACCTGCCACTCACCAACACCCGGAGAACGCTTATCCATTCGATAAGGATCACCAAAGTTGTTGTTCCAGATCATGTTCCAGTCAGTGGTTGCCCAGGAACTGTGAGCTGTATGGCGAGATTTAGGTGTAACACAATAGAACCGATATCCTTTTTCCCACAAGAAGTTTTTGGTCGTACGTACAGCAGACCAGGGCTTCTTGATGTTCCGTACATGACGCAGATCCGGATCCTGCTCGTCTTCCGGGATTCCGTAGTCATCCGGACGGATGTAAGGATTGGTTGAAACGATTACGTTCGGCAGGTAAGGCGTTGCTTCTGGACCTTCCCGATGAACGATGAAGTTTTCACCATACTCAATCGCTTCAGGCTCATCGTTGTAGAACTGGATGCGGCCATTAGGCGTGTAGTAAGGTTTAGACTCCGTATACATCTCCCAGAAAG contains:
- a CDS encoding nitrate oxidoreductase subunit beta, which gives rise to MPEVYNWQLGRMATYVYDEKHPKEQFTFVFNTNRCIACQTCTMAHKSTWTFSKGQEYMWWNNVETKPYGGYPQFWDWKILKMLEQSNPGQNVWNVRKTSNKAIHGVYEGVTIFEAPAKIGLNQQAIGYVPTDEEWRFPNFGEDTAHGREFTQSREGTFGGDNGTRSVLPEHKIWFFYLQRICNHCTYPGCLAACPRKAIY
- a CDS encoding molecular chaperone TorD family protein, giving the protein MGNVTHAKSGDPMLAVLGQTGSLEELKEERISLQLARGRIYDILSSAFSYPWNRKFFRPKSLLEPMDIALVDEEDWNHVKSIIDGFSKYLPKMTIKQVQQEYVRVFGHAVSMECPPYEMQYGTEGGIQSQTDVLIQLGGFYETFGFEQPRNRTRERVDHISIELAFMFFMCFRAAFGIQNGHEERNINVLTSSMKKFIRNHIGRWGPLFCIFTSRKAERGLYKDIVDILAIFLKNENFLLDIKPVKVEEPEYRSLSYSMENDLIANAPSECEPR
- a CDS encoding nitrate oxidoreductase subunit alpha gives rise to the protein IVNTPRYGRKVFTGRTHMPTPTKLVWFVNVNVINNAKWFYELVFNTNNNVDMIVAQDIEFTGSCEYSDIVLAPNSWAEFESYEITSACSNPFHQIWGGTGIKPIFDTIDDNLIHREFARRMAEVTGDKRFADFMKVYEGKAPNRTKAMIRRLFTTSTTGMGYNIDDIINGKYGEPGCCLMLFRTYPRSPFWEMYTESKPYYTPNGRIQFYNDEPEAIEYGENFIVHREGPEATPYLPNVIVSTNPYIRPDDYGIPEDEQDPDLRHVRNIKKPWSAVRTTKNFLWEKGYRFYCVTPKSRHTAHSSWATTDWNMIWNNNFGDPYRMDKRSPGVGEWQVHMNPFLCKDLGINDGDYIYCDANPADRPYMGWKPSDPRYKVARLMLRAKYNPAYPYHTTMMKHATWIATERTVKAHEERPDGRAMSMTTPYQSNFRYGGQQSITRSWLMPMHQTDSLFHKAKTKMKFKHGYEADNHAVNAVPKETLVKFSKAEDGGLHGKGLWEPVRTGYTPESPLKDRFAEMYLAGQYIRVKI
- a CDS encoding 4Fe-4S dicluster domain-containing protein, which encodes GGDNGTRSVLPEHKIWFFYLQRICNHCTYPGCLAACPRKAIYKRQEDGIVLIDQSRCRGYKKCVEQCPYKKPMFRGTTRISEKCIACYPRIEGLDPLTEGDQMETRCMAACVGKIRLQGLVKIGSNGEWAHDPDNPQYYLIRDRKVALPLYPQLGTEPNGYYVPSRHVPRAYSQQMFGPGVDHSIDQYMVPDRDLLGVLQLFRTTQRIIFKWKREPGPKIFETNIHGKKFEMYNDTVIGFNRKGKEIIRVTVEEPFYVRPEEHPGAI